In Vogesella indigofera, the sequence AAATACTCGGAGCTGGCACTGCGCCGCATCTGGAAGGCCGAGCGCTTCTCCTGGTTCATGACCAACCTGCTGCACGACTTCCCAGATGCCGACGCCTTCGACAAGCGCATGCAGCGCACCGACTACGACTACTACACCAGCTCACCGGCCGGGCTGAAGACCATCGCCGAAAACTACGTCGGCCAGCCGTTCGACGAAGTGGACTGAGCCACCGCTTACATCCCCTCTGATGATGATTGCCAGCCCCGGCCCTGCCGGTGCTGGCTTTTTTTGCGCCGCGCTCCCTGATCCGGCGTGGCGCCGCCCTGGCGGGCCTGTTGCCCCGTCTGTGGCAACGCGCCTTGGTGCAGCTACGCGGCGAGGCCTTGTCCGCCGCACTGGACTGGCTCCGTGGCAGCGGCAGAAAGTGGCACTGGGCAAGGGGCCAGCCGGGCGGCAACATCAGGGCCAATCCCAAGCCCGGAGCCTGCCATGCCCCTGTACCAGCCCCCGTCCTTTGCCGCTGCGGCCAACGTTGGCCGCAATCTCGCCGCCGAGTTTCCGTTTGCCACACTGCTGACCCAGCAGCAGGACACGCCGTGGCTCAGCCACCTGCTGTTGCTGCCCGATCCGCACGACGCGGACTGCCTGCTCGGCCACCTCGCCGCCGCCAACGGCCACAGCGCCGCGCTGCTGAACGCGCCCAGCGTCGCCATCTTTCACGGCGAGCACGGCTATGTGTCGCCGCGCTGGTATGTCAGCACCGGCATGGTGCCGACCTGGAACTACCGCGTGGCGCACGCCCACGGCCAGGCCGAGGCGGTCAGCGGCGACGAGCTGACGGCGCTGCTGACGCAACTGGCCGCCCGTTTCGAAGGTGCCGACGGCTGGACGCCGGCGGCGCTACCGGCCGCGGCGCTGGCGGCGATGCAGCGCGCCATCGTCGGCTTCCGGCTGCGGGTCACGCGCTGGGAGGTGAAGGAAAAGCTGAGCCAGAACCGCAAGCCGGAAGACGTGGCCGCGGTGATCGCCGCGCTGCAGGCAGGCGACGGCGAACAGCGGCAGCTGGCAGCGCGCATGGCAGAGCGCCAATAAGCCCCGCTAGCAAAACCTCGCCGCGCAGCTGAACCAAGGCACCGACGCAGACAGTAGCCGTCGTACGGCAAGGAGGCGCAAAGCAGGATCAGGGTTTGGGTGAGTGGCGCCCGGTCAGCCGACGCCGAGGCGGGCGTACACCTGCTGCCGCGTCTGCGCGATCAACCGCGCCAGCTCGCCGCTGTCGCGCATCTTGCGCAGTTCGCGGTTGAAGCGGGCGATCAGCTCCGCCGCCTGCGGATGCTTGCGCGACACCGCCACGCACAGCGGTGTGGTCCAGTACTCGCGCGCCTGCGGCACCAGCTGCCGCGCCTGCTGCTGTCGCAGCGTGCTGCGTGCCAGCAGCTGCCCGGCCTCCCACTCCATCGGGAACAGGTCGATGCGGCCGGCCAGCAACTTGCGCAGGTTGCTGCCGTCGTCGCTGGCGATGTCGACCTTGAGCACGCCCTGCTGCTGCAGGCTGCTGAAGGCATCGGAATAGAAATTGCCGGCGG encodes:
- a CDS encoding FMN-binding negative transcriptional regulator; the protein is MPLYQPPSFAAAANVGRNLAAEFPFATLLTQQQDTPWLSHLLLLPDPHDADCLLGHLAAANGHSAALLNAPSVAIFHGEHGYVSPRWYVSTGMVPTWNYRVAHAHGQAEAVSGDELTALLTQLAARFEGADGWTPAALPAAALAAMQRAIVGFRLRVTRWEVKEKLSQNRKPEDVAAVIAALQAGDGEQRQLAARMAERQ